A single genomic interval of Spinacia oleracea cultivar Varoflay chromosome 6, BTI_SOV_V1, whole genome shotgun sequence harbors:
- the LOC110778040 gene encoding uncharacterized protein, with protein MSQLMNTPALPAEGPIKRKRGRPRKDERTPVSGLQGEGSGVLKPTENTPSKKGKESIEDVDVDDDDDEDDNNNDEMIGQVVTGILEYAFDAGYFLTVRVGDSNMCLRGIVFKEGCVVPVTPENDIAPNAKMYKRKEFPVKTGRDSLIPTQNNGNQQRKLPAETTVIQKEDENLLREGKSDDKEEQSQRLSDHKEQQERSSDDKEQKLSDDKEQEKLSDCKEQQEKLSDDKDQEKLSDDKEQQEKLSDDKEQHEKLSDDKEQHEKLSDDKEQPEKLSDDKEQPEKLSDDKEQQDLSEPPMKLQKTDQMTSTHSNVEEIVTFEDAVKSTEAENNTVSHKETPINQPEAAFSVKDSSSVDVQTVMEQEICRSSEFQISMDDEDELSEPPSDASPMAIDQIGGEE; from the coding sequence ATGAGTCAGTTGATGAATACACCAGCTTTACCAGCAGAGGGACCAATAAAGAGGAAGCGTGGGCGCCCACGGAAAGACGAGAGAACTCCAGTTTCCGGCCTACAAGGGGAGGGATCTGGTGTACTCAAACCCACAGAAAACACTCCATCAAAAAAAGGCAAAGAGAGCATCGAAGATGtcgatgttgatgatgatgatgatgaagatgacaACAACAATGATGAGATGATAGGGCAAGTGGTTACAGGAATTCTAGAGTATGCCTTTGATGCAGGGTATTTCCTAACTGTTAGGGTTGGGGACAGTAACATGTGTTTAAGAGGCATTGTGTTTAAAGAAGGTTGTGTTGTTCCCGTTACCCCGGAAAATGATATTGCTCCTAATGCTAAGATGTATAAGAGGAAAGAATTCCCTGTCAAAACTGGTCGTGATTCTTTGATTCCGACTCAAAACAATGGAAATCAACAACGAAAGCTTCCTGCAGAAACTACTGTCATTCAGAAAGAAGATGAGAATTTACTCCGAGAAGGGAAATCAGATGATAAGGAAGAACAGTCACAGAGATTATCAGATCATAAGGAACAACAAGAGAGATCGTCAGATGATAAGGAACAGAAGTTATCAGATGATAAGGAGCAAGAGAAGTTATCGGATTGTAAGGAACAGCAGGAGAAGTTATCAGACGATAAGGACCAGGAGAAGTTGTCTGATGATAAGGAGCAGCAAGAGAAGTTGTCTGACGATAAGGAGCAGCACGAGAAATTGTCTGACGATAAGGAGCAGCATGAGAAGTTGTCTGACGATAAGGAGCAGCCGGAGAAGTTGTCTGATGATAAGGAGCAGCCGGAGAAGTTGTCTGATGATAAGGAGCAGCAAGACTTGTCAGAGCCTCCAATGAAGCTGCAGAAAACAGATCAAATGACCTCAACTCACTCAAATGTGGAGGAAATTGTGACTTTTGAAGATGCTGTCAAGTCTACTGAAGCAGAAAATAATACTGTTTCGCACAAGGAAACACCGATTAATCAACCTGAAGCTGCGTTTTCTGTAAAAGACTCATCATCAGTAGATGTTCAGACAGTCATGGAGCAGGAAATTTGTAGGAGTTCGGAGTTTCAGATTAGCATGGACGATGAAGATGAATTGTCTGAACCGCCTAGTGATGCAAGTCCAATGGCAATTGATCAAATAGGGGGAGAAGAATGA
- the LOC110778033 gene encoding uncharacterized protein, which yields MDDYSVEELLELEELLEFDPDMEVWYSDDESENDEKVENSAVLNNDNQIPIRNLGGRTTQSRELTDFQRKHMIDKLLLLANDELKIPPRAQIEIALEFNVYRTTVWRYWSKAKIQIRRGETIDVKGQKPGKVGRKCKDWDLDRLHAIPVEKRTTIRKIADALDIHPSTVYKLIKSGKIRACSSSLKPSVTPTHKIARIAHVLRQIIPRNVNTPPKFSAMYNVIHIDEKWFYMSQKSQKFYLFPWEDEPYRACQNKNYIPKMMFMGCVARPILGTNGEILWDGKIGMFPFTYTVEAQRSSKNRDRGTPETKAIVSITREVIRAKLIEEVLPAIMAKWPANACKEIWIQQDNAKPHISVDDAEFRAAATKNGFKIRLTCQPAQSPDLNVLDLGFFRAIQSLQYKAFPKDTKELLKSVEDAFQAYEPRLVNYNWLHLQYCMLEILKVEGSNKYKNPHNKKHAMDRLGILPTQVEVPEELIEESRKILARGPTN from the coding sequence ATGGACGATTATTCGGTTGAGGAACTTCTTGAACTTGAGGAACTACTCGAGTTTGATCCGGACATGGAGGTATGGTATTCTGATGATgaatctgaaaatgatgaaaaGGTAGAAAATTCAGCAGTTTTAAATAATGATAATCAAATACCTATTCGTAACTTAGGGGGTAGAACAACACAATCACGTGAATTAACCGATTTCCAAAGAAAACACATGATTGACAAACTTCTTTTGCTTGCAAATGATGAATTAAAAATACCTCCACGTGCACAAATTGAAATTGCTCTAGAGTTTAATGTTTACAGAACCACTGTTTGGAGGTATTGGTCAAAAGCAAAAATACAAATTAGAAGGGGGGAAACGATAGATGTGAAGGGGCAGAAACCTGGTAAGGTGGGAAGGAAGTGTAAGGATTGGGACTTAGATCGACTACATGCTATACCGGTAGAAAAAAGAACCACAATCAGAAAAATAGCAGATGCACTTGACATTCATCCATCAACAGtttataaactaattaaatcaggGAAAATACGAGCATGTAGCAGCAGCCTTAAACCTTCTGTCACACCTACTCACAAGATAGCTAGAATTGCACATGTTTTGAGGCAAATTATTCCTAGAAATGTGAACACACCacctaaattttcagcaatgtACAATGTAATTCACATTGATGAGAAATGGTTTTACATGAGTCAAAAAAGTCAGAAGTTTTATCTTTTTCCATGGGAAGACGAACCTTATAGAGCATGCCAAAACAAAAACTACATACCAAAGATGATGTTCATGGGTTGCGTAGCCAGACCTATCCTAGGAACAAATGGAGAAATATTGTGGGATGGGAAGATTGGTATGTTTCCTTTCACTTACACTGTCGAAGCACAAAGAAGCTCAAAAAACAGAGACAGGGGCACACCAGAAACAAAGGCGATTGTAAGTATCACTAGGGAGGTTATCAGAGCAAAACTCATTGAAGAAGTGCTGCCAGCAATCATGGCCAAATGGCCTGCTAATGCATGCAAGGAGATATGGATTCAACAAGATAATGCTAAGCCACACATAAGTGTCGATGATGCCGAATTTAGAGCAGCAGCTACTAAAAACGGTTTTAAAATCAGATTAACATGCCAACCAGCACAAAGCCCAGATTTGAATGTGTTAGACTTGGGGTTTTTCAGAGCTATTCAATCACTACAATACAAGGCCTTTCCTAAGGATACAAAGGAACTTTTAAAATCAGTGGAAGATGCTTTTCAAGCTTATGAACCAAGACTCGTGAACTACAATTGGCTACATCTTCAATATTGCATGTTGGAGATACTGAAAGTTGAAGGGTCAAATAAATACAAAAACCCCCATAACAAAAAGCATGCAATGGACAGGTTGGGTATTCTCCCAACTCAAGTGGAGGTTCCAGAAGAGCTGATAGAAGAAAGCAGGAAGATTTTAGCAAGGGGGCCTACCAATTGA
- the LOC130464168 gene encoding uncharacterized protein yields MSSSEENTRRGKILSRWVRRSERAKRSRNWKAEPDSTSSSEESDEFIPNTDDEGQDQPDPEIDPDGYCKYLKGKLRAYNNPAQGLRSSKKVEPKSTTSTTIQQQPSPAWPMRPMRLPFFYCTPPVVLFKGTMPTSPPQDSLMNDENLVAPEMPNHIIWSADRSRERNPKFGVSNLDSPSPSPPPDNYDSDETRST; encoded by the exons ATGTCTTCATCGGAAGAAAATACGCGTCGGGGTAAGATCCTAAGTAGGTGGGTAAGGAGATCAGAAAGGGCCAAGAGATCGAGAAATTGGAAGGCTGAACCAGATTCTACATCATCTTCTGAAGAATCTGACGAGTTCATCCCTAACACAGACGATGAAG GTCAAGATCAGCCTGACCCGGAAATCGATCCAGACGGCTATTGCAAGTATTTGAAAGGGAAGTTGCGTGCTTACAACAACCCCGCTCAGGGACTAAGGTCTTCAAAGAAGGTGGAACCTAAATCCACCACCTCTACAACAATCCAACAACAACCATCACCTGCTTGGCCAATGAGGCCAATGAGGCTTCCGTTTTTCTATTGCACGCCTCCCGTCGTTTTATTTAAGGGTACAATGCCAACTTCCCCTCCACAAGATTCTCTAATGAATGATGAAAATTTAGTTGCGCCAGAGATGCCTAATCATATAATCTGGTCTGCTGATCGATCACGTGAAAGGAACCCCAAATTTGGAGTGAGTAATCTTGATAGCCCCTCACCTTCACCTCCACCGGATAATTATGATTCGGATGAGACTCGGTCTACTTGA
- the LOC130462886 gene encoding uncharacterized protein — protein sequence MPSELAGQFSEEQLATARAVMAALSALKPARKANIEPVPRTVIHQTAETPVGEKRKRLPIRNLFGEQILVQQEQHPNTNQAIALRSRPEPMVIEETREAPQRYASRRYTIQPANSPLCADILEEPMEKLKFPLCKYDGSTDPEVHCNTFEQHMMLYTDSDAMWCKIFPSTLLGVASGWYKGLPKGSVYNYRQLETEFMLRFISRQQRKKTSGELMAVTQRSGESLRDYLTRFNNESTSIPNLQQEIAVVALMRGMNHCEFKKYLGRKSFTDLGSALIKAHEYIKSDELMTIPNHYQSAQTRNAAPRPVQPAQQNQNRGFRKDEQRKDPRGRDYQKQSTSIYPTFHEYTPLNAPRAAIYNVNKNKNWKRPPPMSDKPRPQSKYCAFHDDCGHYTENCRDLKDNIEDMIRRGYLTQYKARQNNNNQQNSNWQSNNTNNRLPSTQTPLRIEQKAPETSRNGEARNSGQKGPTVWVISGGPCHGGTISGAGRSLGEHRHLVNYHNTIKWSATQVMPNISFTPDDCRGIIYPHDDPLVLGLEIANFPVKRILVDGGSSANIIFWEAFVQLKIDETELTRVNYPVIGFSGATVFPEGSIRLPVQIGEGRAARDLMVDFLVIKVPAAYNVIVGRPFIHDAQAVVSTYHLTMIYMSNFEKAERIRGSQDSARSCYLTALKTPGRLTPSRNIAREAATKRPAKGQAPRLGGESSLLPKKEKRQKMESPTIESIEKGTSLPRVEAGGRSEEVELVEGETGRTVKLGTDIDPQLRVNMIGLLREHADVFAFSADEMPGISSEVIEHRLNVDRAVRPVKQKKRNFSTEKKSSNTGRGRKVVGSRIY from the coding sequence ATGCCGTCTGAACTCGCCGGTCAGTTCTCGGAGGAACAGTTGGCTACAGCAAGAGCGGTGATGGCCGCGTTGTCGGCCTTGAAGCCAGCAAGAAAGGCAAACATAGAACCTGTACCCAGGACAGTCATACACCAGACTGCAGAAACACCAGTCGGCGAAAAACGGAAGAGATTGCCGATAAGAAACCTATTCGGAGAACAGATCCTAGTGCAACAAGAACAACACCCAAATACAAACCAGGCGATTGCTCTGCGCAGTCGGCCGGAACCCATGGTCATCGAAGAGACAAGAGAAGCACCCCAGAGATACGCGTCGCGCCGTTACACCATCCAACCTGCAAACTCCCCCCTGTGCGCGGACATTCTGGAGGAACCAATGGAGAAATTGAAGTTCCCACTCTGCAAGTACGACGGATCCACAGATCCGGAGGTCCACTGCAACACATTTGAGCAACATATGATGTTGTATACAGATTCCGACGCCATGTGGTGCAAGATATTTCCCTCAACGCTGCTGGGAGTGGCATCCGGCTGGTATAAGGGACTACCAAAGGGGTCGGTATATAATTACCGACAGTTAGAAACAGAGTTCATGCTACGGTTCATCAGCCGGCAGCAGAGAAAGAAAACGTCGGGAGAGCTGATGGCAGTCACCCAGAGAAGCGGAGAATCCTTAAGAGATTACCTCACCAGATTCAACAACGAGTCCACcagcataccaaacttgcagcaaGAGATAGCTGTGGTGGCCCTGATGAGAGGAATGAACCACTGCGAGTTCAAAAAATACTTGGGAAGAAAATCCTTCACCGATTTGGGAAGCGCACTGATAAAGGCCCACGAATACATCAAAAGCGACGAGCTGATGACAATCCCAAATCACTATCAGTCGGCACAGACCAGAAATGCCGCACCAAGGCCGGTTCAGCCGGCGCAGCAGAATCAGAACAGGGGGTTCAGAAAGGATGAACAGAGGAAAGACCCAAGAGGGAGGGATTACCAGAAACAATCAACCAGCATATACCCCACATTCCACGAATACACTCCATTGAACGCCCCAAGAGCCGCAATTTACAATGTCAACAAGAACAAAAACTGGAAGAGGCCTCCACCAATGAGCGACAAACCCCGACCACAGTCGAAGTACTGCGCATTCCATGATGACTGTGGACACTATACGGAAAACTGCAGAGATTTGAAGGATAACATCGAGGATATGATCAGGAGAGGCTATCTGACACAATATAAAGCCCGacagaacaacaacaaccaacagAATAGCAATTGGCAAAGCAATAACACAAACAACAGATTACCATCCACCCAAACACCGCTCCGAATAGAGCAGAAAGCACCAGAAACCAGTCGGAATGGGGAGGCTAGAAACAGTGGCCAGAAGGGGCCGACAGTATGggtcatatctggaggaccgTGCCATGGAGGAACAATCAGTGGAGCCGGCAGAAGTCTGGGCGAACACCGCCACCTGGTAAACTACCACAACACCATAAAATGGTCGGCAACCCAAGTCATGCCAAATATTTCATTCACCCCAGACGACTGTCGCGGAATTATATACCCTCACGACGATCCACTGGTTTTGGGCCTCGAAATAGCAAACTTCCCAGTGAAACGAATATTGGTGGATGGAGGGAGTTCAGCGAACATTATCTTTTGGGAAGCCTTCGTTCAGCTGAAAATAGACGAGACAGAACTCACACGAGTCAACTATCCTGTGATAGGATTCTCCGGAGCCACAGTCTTCCCGGAAGGTAGCATCAGGCTACCAGTGCAGATTGGAGAAGGTAGAGCCGCAAGGGACCTAATGGTAGACTTCTTAGTAATCAAAGTGCCTGCTGCATACAACGTAATAGTGGGCCGGCCATTCATCCACGATGCACAAGCAGTGGTATCAACATACCATCTAACTATGATATACATGTCTAACTTTGAGAAGGCTGAAAGAATCCGAGGCAGTCAAGATTCAGCAAGATCATGCTACTTGACGGCATTAAAAACACCAGGCCGACTGACCCCATCCAGGAATATAGCGAGAGAGGCAGCAACGAAAAGACCGGCAAAGGGTCAAGCCCCAAGATTGGGGGGCGAGTCATCTCTTTTGCCCAAGAAGGAGAAAAGGCAGAAAATGGAGTCACCCACAATCGAAAGCATCGAAAAGGGGACTTCTCTACCTAGGGTAGAGGCCGGAGGAAGGTCAGAAGAAGTCGAGCTGGTAGAAGGAGAAACTGGCAGAACAGTAAAATTAGGAACCGACATTGACCCCCAGTTGCGGGTAAACATGATCGGTCTGTTGAGAGAACATGCGGATGTGTTCGCATTTTCCGCAGACGAAATGCCCGGTATAAGCTCGGAGGTAATCGAGCACCGACTGAATGTCGACAGAGCAGTCAGGCCGGTaaagcaaaagaaaagaaacttctcaacagaaaaaaaatcaagcaatACAGGAAGAGGTAGAAAAGTTGTTGGCAGCAGGATTTATTGA